A genomic region of Xiphophorus couchianus chromosome 9, X_couchianus-1.0, whole genome shotgun sequence contains the following coding sequences:
- the LOC114150790 gene encoding oxygen-dependent coproporphyrinogen-III oxidase, mitochondrial-like — MASIVLLSVKQTAQTKAKRCLGSRLKGLAGAGGPSATFLPEREWLSKGLNLRFMSHGTAGRSAAGTTRRGALAFSGAAAVAAAAVVGFLANANHFQRAEMATTIPQKAKKKKEEEEEEGDIAQRCRGFMSVPVTDISVLEKRKDEMSTKMEMLIMETQAEFCKALEEVDGGTFKVDKWQRKEGGGGISCVMQDGKVFEKAGVNVSVVFGYLTEEAAKQMRSRGKVLKGKDGKLPFCAMGVSSVIHPKNPHIPTVHFNYRYFEIEEEDGSKQWWFGGGTDLTPVYIDREDAFLFHNTLKEACDKHHPKYYADFKKWCDRYFYVRHRGETRGIGGIFFDDLDSPNQEEVFNFIKSCARTVVPCYLPIVKKHLNDSFTQEEKDWQQVRRGRYVEFNLVYDRGVKFGLATPGSRIESILMSLPLTARWEYMHEPGKGSREAEMLEVLRNPKEWV; from the exons atggcGTCCATCGTCCTTTTATCGGTAAAGCAGACGGCTCAGACCAAAGCAAAACGGTGTTTGGGTTCTCGATTAAAGGGTCTCGCAGGTGCTGGTGGCCCATCCGCAACTTTCCTTCCGGAAAGGGAATGGCTTTCCAAAGGCTTGAACTTACGGTTCATGTCCCACGGGACCGCTGGTCGGTCCGCAGCCGGGACAACCAGAAGGGGAGCCCTGGCGTTTAGTGGTGCGGCGGCAGTAGCAGCCGCAGCGGTGGTGGGCTTTCTGGCTAACGCTAATCACTTCCAACGGGCAGAGATGGCGACCACAATCCCCCAgaaggcaaagaagaagaaggaggaagaggaagaagagggggaCATTGCGCAAAGATGCCGGGGCTTCATGTCGGTCCCGGTGACCGACATCAGTGTACTGGAGAAAAGGAAGGACGAGATGAGCACCAAGATGGAGATGCTGATCATGGAGACTCAGGCTGAGTTCTGTAAAGCCCTGGAGGAAGTGGACGGTGGGACATTCAAGGTGGACAAATGGCAAAGGAAGGAAG gtgGAGGAGGAATCAGCTGTGTGATGCAAGATGGAAAGGTGTTTGAGAAGGCAGGAGTTAATGTGTCGGTGGTGTTCGGGTATCTGACTGAGGAGGCTGCGAAACAGATGAGAAGCAGAGGGAAAGTCCTCAAAGGGAAAGATG GTAAGCTGCCATTTTGTGCCATGGGTGTGAGCTCCGTCATCCACCCCAAGAACCCTCACATTCCCACAGTGCATTTCAATTATAGATACTTTGAAATAGAAGAGGAGGACG GTTCCAAGCAGTGGTGGTTTGGTGGAGGAACAGACCTGACCCCAGTGTATATTGACAGAGAAGACGCCTTTCTGTTCCACAACACTCTGAAGGAGGCCTGTGACAAACATCACCCGAAGTACTACgcagactttaaaaaatg GTGTGACAGGTACTTCTATGTCCGTCACAGAGGAGAGACTCGGGGCATTGGAGGAATCTTCTTTGACGACCTTGACTCCCCAAATCAAGAGGAGGTGTTCAACTTTATTAAGAGCTGCGCTCGAACCGTGGTGCCCTGTTATCTTCCCATTGTGAAGAAACATCTTAATGATTCCTTCACTCAAGAGGAGAAGGACTGGCAGCAAGTGCGACGAGGAAG atATGTAGAGTTCAACTTGGTGTACGACAGAGGAGTAAAGTTCGGCCTTGCCACACCTGGCTCCAGAATCGAGAGTATCCTCATGTCCCTCCCCCTCACTGCCAG GTGGGAGTACATGCACGAGCCTGGTAAAGGTTCCAGGGAGGCCGAGATGCTGGAGGTACTCAGAAACCCAAAGGAGTGGGTGTGA
- the LOC114150791 gene encoding oxygen-dependent coproporphyrinogen-III oxidase, mitochondrial-like, with the protein MATKISHNAKKKEEKGQSITERCQGFLTTPVTDISVLEEKKDEMSTKMEMLIMETQAEFYKALEEVDGGTFKVDKWERKEGGGGISCVMQDGHVFEKAGVDVTVLLGCLTEEAAKQMRSGEKVLKGKNGKLPFCAMGVSSIIHPKNPHIPSVHFNYRYFEIEEEDGSKQWWFGGGTDLTPVYIDREDAFLFHNTLKEACDKHHPKYYADFKKWCDRYFYVRHRGETRGIGGIFFDDLDSPNQEEVFNFIKSCTRTVVPCYLPIVKKHLNDSFTQEEKDWQQVRRGSYVEFNLMYDRGIKFGLSMPGCRVLMSLPLTARWEFMHEPGKGSREAEMLDVLRNPKEWV; encoded by the exons ATGGCGACCAAGATCTCCCACAACgcgaagaagaaggaggagaaaggACAGAGCATTACGGAAAGATGCCAGGGCTTCCTGACTACCCCGGTGACCGACATCAGTGTGCTGGAGGAAAAGAAGGACGAGATGAGCACCAAGATGGAGATGCTGATCATGGAGACTCAGGCTGAGTTCTATAAAGCCCTGGAGGAAGTGGACGGTGGGACATTCAAGGTGGACAAATGGGAGAGGAAGGAAG gtgGAGGAGGAATCAGCTGTGTGATGCAAGATGGACATGTGTTTGAAAAGGCAGGAGTGGATGTGACAGTGTTGCTAGGTTGTCTGACTGAGGAGGCTGCGAAACAAATGAGAAGTGGAGAAAAAGTCCTCAAAGGGAAAAATG GTAAGCTGCCATTTTGTGCCATGGGTGTGAGCTCCATCATCCACCCCAAGAACCCTCACATACCATCAGTTCACTTCAACTACAGATACTTTGAAATAGAAGAGGAGGACG GCTCCAAGCAGTGGTGGTTTGGTGGAGGAACAGACCTGACCCCAGTGTATATTGACAGAGAAGACGCCTTTCTGTTCCACAACACTCTGAAGGAGGCCTGTGACAAACATCACCCGAAGTACTACgcagactttaaaaaatg GTGTGACAGGTACTTCTATGTCCGTCACAGAGGAGAGACTCGGGGCATCGGAGGAATCTTCTTTGACGACCTTGACTCTCCAAATCAAGAGGAGGTGTTCAACTTTATTAAGAGCTGCACTCGAACTGTGGTGCCCTGTTATCTTCCCATCGTGAAGAAACATCTTAATGATTCCTTCACTCAAGAGGAGAAGGACTGGCAGCAAGTGCGACGAGGAAG CTATGTAGAGTTTAACCTGATGTATGACAGGGGAATAAAGTTCGGCCTTTCCATGCCTGGCTGCAGAGTCCTCATGTCCCTCCCCCTCACTGCCAG GTGGGAGTTTATGCACGAGCCTGGTAAAGGTTCCCGAGAGGCCGAGATGCTGGACGTACTCAGAAACCCAAAGGAGTGGGTGTGA
- the prrg1 gene encoding transmembrane gamma-carboxyglutamic acid protein 1 isoform X1 codes for MGSVFLPANSAHSVLRRLRRANFLLEEMKLGNIQRECREEVCTYEEAREAFENDEKTKRFWEEYVRESSPPGDLDSMVGGAQSLYLIVPLLLVGLIVIAVAIIAWRCHSRKRSQRSPGLGHSHHNHVLSVVSMDQWGRDYHHGDQSELSIHSSPAYPGSEITLGRGSAGDPPPSYEEAVGHTDVQIETEPPPQYEDIVNSNSRRISSGQRK; via the exons ATGGGGAGTG TGTTCCTGCCAGCAAATTCAGCCCACTCGGTGCTGAGGCGGCTGCGGAGGGCCAACTTCCTGTTAGAGGAGATGAAGCTTGGGAACATTCAGAGGGAATGCCGTGAGGAGGTGTGCACCTATGAGGAGGCCCGAGAAGCTTTCGAGAACGACGAGAAGACG AAGCGATTCTGGGAGGAATATGTCCGGGAAAGCAGTCCACCTGGAGATTTGGACTCCATGGTCGGCGGGGCCCAATCTCTCTACCTGATCGTGCCGCTGCTGCTGGTCGGGCTCATCGTCATCGCCGTCGCCATCATTGCCTGGCGCTGCCACTCCCGCAAGCGCTCTCAGCGCAGCCCAGGCCTGGGGCACTCTCATCATAACCACGTCCTGTCTGTGGTCTCCATGGACCAGTGGGGGAGGGATTACCATCATGGTGACCAATCAGAACTGAGCATCCACAGCAGCCCGGCCTATCCAGGTTCTGAGATCACGTTGGGGAGAGGAAGCGCAGGAGATCCGCCGCCGTCATACGAAGAGGCTGTGGGCCACACAGATGTCCAGATAGAGACAGAGCCGCCTCCTCAGTATGAAGATATAGTGAACTCCAACTCCCGTAGAATCAGCAGTGGTCAAAGGAAGTGA
- the prrg1 gene encoding transmembrane gamma-carboxyglutamic acid protein 1 isoform X2, with product MKLGNIQRECREEVCTYEEAREAFENDEKTKRFWEEYVRESSPPGDLDSMVGGAQSLYLIVPLLLVGLIVIAVAIIAWRCHSRKRSQRSPGLGHSHHNHVLSVVSMDQWGRDYHHGDQSELSIHSSPAYPGSEITLGRGSAGDPPPSYEEAVGHTDVQIETEPPPQYEDIVNSNSRRISSGQRK from the exons ATGAAGCTTGGGAACATTCAGAGGGAATGCCGTGAGGAGGTGTGCACCTATGAGGAGGCCCGAGAAGCTTTCGAGAACGACGAGAAGACG AAGCGATTCTGGGAGGAATATGTCCGGGAAAGCAGTCCACCTGGAGATTTGGACTCCATGGTCGGCGGGGCCCAATCTCTCTACCTGATCGTGCCGCTGCTGCTGGTCGGGCTCATCGTCATCGCCGTCGCCATCATTGCCTGGCGCTGCCACTCCCGCAAGCGCTCTCAGCGCAGCCCAGGCCTGGGGCACTCTCATCATAACCACGTCCTGTCTGTGGTCTCCATGGACCAGTGGGGGAGGGATTACCATCATGGTGACCAATCAGAACTGAGCATCCACAGCAGCCCGGCCTATCCAGGTTCTGAGATCACGTTGGGGAGAGGAAGCGCAGGAGATCCGCCGCCGTCATACGAAGAGGCTGTGGGCCACACAGATGTCCAGATAGAGACAGAGCCGCCTCCTCAGTATGAAGATATAGTGAACTCCAACTCCCGTAGAATCAGCAGTGGTCAAAGGAAGTGA
- the tmem47 gene encoding transmembrane protein 47, with protein MASSASGTEEVRVSGLTPLKLVGLVCVFLALCLDVGAIVSPAWVTAEDQYYLSMWESCWKPVSSVDWSCSSTLAADWQIATLALLLGGAALTLLSFLVALVSLCFGSRSRCYKPVAVMLFSAVVLQVCSLVLFPIKFIETVSLRVYHEFNWGYGLAWGSTIFSFGGAILYCLNPKNYEDYY; from the exons ATGGCTTCATCCGCGAGCGGCACAGAGGAGGTGCGGGTGTCGGGGCTGACGCCGCTGAAGTTGGTGGGACTGGTGTGCGTCTTCCTAGCGCTTTGCCTGGATGTCGGGGCCATCGTGAGCCCGGCGTGGGTCACGGCGGAGGACCAATACTACCTGTCCATGTGGGAGTCCTGCTGGAAGCCCGTCAGCTCCGTGGACTGGTCCTGCAGCAGCACGCTGGCCGCCG ACTGGCAGATCGCCACGCTGGCCCTGCTGCTTGGAGGAGCAGCCCTCACCCTGCTGTCCTTCCTCGTGGCTCTGGTCTCCCTGTGCTTCGGCTCCAGGAGTCGCTGCTACAAACCCGTGGCCGTCATGCTGTTCTCCGCAG tGGTTCTTCAGGTCTGCAGCTTGGTCTTGTTCCCAATCAAGTTCATAGAAACAGTCAGCCTCAGGGTGTACCACGAGTTCAACTGGGGCTACGGCCTGGCCTGGGGATCCACCATCTTCTCTTTCGGAGGCGCCATCCTCTACTGCCTGAACCCCAAGAACTATGAAGATTACTATTGA